agaacctttcttatctttgagctcaataccctctgaaCTTTCAtatagatttcattatccagtggaccatacaaatatgcagtcactacatccaTTAAGCGTAAATCTAAGTTTTCTTTTATGGCCAGACTGATTAGAAATCGTAATGTaattgcatccaccacatgggaaagtctcctcatagtctattcctggtctctgtgagaatccttgtgcaaaaaactgtgctttatatctcaatacttctcctttctcatttctcttcctcacaaagacccatttgtatcccactggtttgacatctcttggtGTCACAATTATAGGGCCAAAACGCCTCTTTTCcttaatgattctaactccatgtttatagcttctttccatttgatccaatctgatcgttgagtgcactcatatatggacgtgggttctagatcctcatttatatccatgatctcaagtgctaccttgtatgcaaatatatcatcgatgtcgatatcttttctgttccattgtgttccagacattatataatttgatcGAGATCTCTTGATTATCGGACCTGGTGTACCATGAAGTTTAGCATCCCGAACCTCATTGTATGGCACAATTGGTCCAACCGGTTCAGTTGTTATGGCCGGCCCACTCGGCTCGACCAGTTTTGTCGGCACGGCCGGTCCATCAATGTCATGGACGGTTTCCTTAATGCcctcggatccagcacctttcttggacttccgaggttgcttatctttggaaccaatcggtctaccacgtttcaaacgttgtttcgactctgtagcaacttggcCTTGTCCTTTCTGGACTTCtattcttattggtgcattacaagctggtatgtatgacttagtcactctattcgggtcagcaaatgaatCTGTCAactgattagctagcttttgtagaTGTAATATTTTTGGACTTCcatatcacattctttagtccgaggatcttgccaagatattgatggtcgAGACCATTCTATTCCTTTTACCAACCGGCTgtatctccccctaaggtcggatatgtggactcatcaaagtgtgagtctgcgtatctggccttaaataaatcacccgtggttggctcaagatactttataatggtTGGGGAGTCATATCtaacatatattcccatccttCTCTGTGGTCCCattttagttctctgtggtggagcaattggaacgtaaacggcacatccaaatgttttgatatgggacacgcctggctcatgacccgtgagtaattgggatggtgaatatctatgctcactagatagcctgatgcgaatcagttctgcTGCATGTAATACTGCAtgtccccatgatgataccgaGTTTagacctcatgagtaatggtcggGCAATCAGCTGTATGTGTTTAATAAAAGactcggccaagccgttctgtgtatgtacatgtgccacggagtgttccacacttacccccatggacatacagtactcattaaacgcctgggacgtgaactcaccagcattgtctagacgtatagtctttaaaagaaaatttggaaaatgtgctctcagtcttatgATCTGAGCAAGCAGCCTTGCAAATGCCAAATTTCGTGTGGATAGTAGgcaaacatgcgaccatctggtcgatgcatcaatcaggaccatgaaatatctaaatgtcccacaaggtgggtgtattggtccacatatatctccctgaatcctttccagaaaatttATGATTTCCTTATTCActttggctggtgatggcctagtaatgagtttcccttgtgtacatgctacacatgTGAGATTATTTGGGACAACTCCTTTGAATGTGTGCCCTTCAGAATTCATCATCAATCAATTTTGCATCATACTAgtaccgggatggccaagccagTTTATGCCATAGAGTGAAATTTTCGCAGGCATTAGCCTCGATCATACTAATCTTTGCACAGTATAGAACAGTAGACATTGCAGGTGTAGTTTTCTAGGATCTTTCTATTGACTTGTGTGATCAAAATAATGTTAAGGAACTCTTTACTTCATTTTCCCATGTTTCAACGTGGTAACCATTTAACCTTATgtccttgaaactcaataagctcATTTTAGAGCTGAGGGAATATAAGGCTGGCTACACCCGCAATAGTATGTATATTGgcactttgcattgtgagatttatgaaatatcttttgtctctaagaATTGTGTGACTTGAtccactatccaccacaagtatacTCATCTCATCTTTTTCATTCTATATGTAATAAGATTTATAATCTCAGAGacttttataaaactttaaaataaaacttcatatataaattcaaaacatcAATAGTAATGAAAAAACACAAAGCAATCATAAGACAATCAAACAAGATGTCGAATTAGTTATTAAGACAATCTGAAGTCTCATGATCCATAAGGTCATCCTTTCATGGTCGAAATCATCAACAGCATCATACCCGTTATCATGAACCATATGGGcttccgggttcttgttcttaaggctctcttgatagagttcACATAAATGCTTAGGGGTTCTacaattcttggcccaatggttaCTCATCCCGCACCTGTGACAAATGGATATGGTCGAGTAAGAAGGCTTGGATATGCCGCCTTGACCGCGGCCAAAAGTGCCTCTTCCACGGCCATAactggaaccacgaccacggttattgtggtttccatACCCACGGCCGTATGAGTAGTTGTCACGGCCACCACGTCCCTTGTACCCACCACGGCCTCTGCCGTGTGATCTTCTTTCATTATAGACGTGGTTGCTttctttgggatctttcttttcttgttcaGCCTTGTTGGCTTCTGGTAATGGTGCTGATCCGggaggtctcatctcactgttctTCTTCAGGAGTTCATTATTAGCCTCGGTCAGATgtaggcacgagatcagatcagtgtatgtggcGAAGACTCTCTCTCTATACTGATGTTGCAGCAACACATTTGTGGAATGTAATGTGGAGAAGGTCTTATCAAGTAACTCTTTCTCGTTACTTCTTCTCGACAAAGTCTCATCATTGAAACTATCTTAAACAATATGGAATTGTAttcatccacagacttatagtccatGAATCTGAGATTCTTCCACTCATATTTAGCCTTTGGAAGTagcaccgttttctggtgatcatatcgcTGCTGTAAAGCGGTCCAAAGGTCTAGTGGATTCTCCATGGTAagatactgatcttttagaccttcaatgagatggTGGCGTATTATACTTATCGCCCTATATCGATTCTTATCATTCTCATTGTTGCCCTTGATGATAGTATCACTGAGTCCTTTTGACCTCAGGttgatctttgtatctagcgcccaTTGCAAGTAGTTATCTCCAAGAGATTCAGGGCATCATAGTCTAGatttgagattttcgacatctgaatcacattatcaatcagatttagggtttcataATGTGATCATTCGACCATAAGACAAACAAGAATCTCGGCCATAATCAAGTCTTATGCGGCCATAAATCAATCAATAGTATTGACTATATAAATCTACTTAGACCATGGTGCGAACAGTCCTAGTTTATGATTCTATATGTAACGAAGAgattaggccacacggccatataaTGTCATGATGCAAACTACACAAGTTATGAAATCTATATATCATGCTGGTCAAGAATGCATTATAATATCATTCAGCTTTATATGTTATGCAAAAAAATCCTAACAATCGGTTTTATTATGCAACAATATATACTAGGGTTTCAATTTAAACCATGAGCAGCCGTTTTTAGCATTATGAAatcaaggtttcaaggcctttcgGATTTAAATTCGAGATTAGATTATTCAATCTAATCTATCCTAAAACCTCAGATCATCAATCATTCAAACAAGAACAATTAAAACCGGATTCAAactttaggtttagggtttcgattccagaaattagggtttcttaaGTTCAGATCAGAACAATCAATAAAACATCAACATGTTCTAATGAATCGATTTCAAACTAGTGGTTATAAGATGATTAGTTTTAaggtatagtttttttttttagggtttcatcaagAACAATCGGGtttccataataatggattaggggttttagggtttgatcattATGTTCTCAGATTAATCAGTATACCTTTGttttgtagggttgaaccggaccaccaaagatGAACGGACGAACCTCGAGCTGCACATGAACGGACGCGAGTTGGTTTCGGACGTCGGACGCGAACGGGGAACGCCTAGGAGCTGAGCTGATCGGATCGTCTAATGCTGGTGGCTTGGTTGGATTGCTTCACCGTGTGCTAGGGCTTTCACCGGAAAAGGAATTTTGGATTGCCAAGTAAAAAGGAAATCCGGCTAGGGTTTTGCCAGAAAAGGAAAGAGCCGTGGAGGCATCTTGGTCGCCGGTGAGTTAGGGTTTTTACTGGTCGGACTTTAGCTTTTGATTGCAGAGAaaaatcgtgctgataacgtgttgtaaaataTGGGGAAATTGTGTGTTTATTAATGAATCAGAAGGTCCCTTTATATAGGATTACAAAGTATAGAAATATAGAAAGTGTATAAATACCTAATCCAACTAgaattaggaaaactactaaaacaATAAAAGGAAACTAGGCATATGGCCGACTCTAAACTTCCATGTGGCCAACTGGACCTTATCTTTCGGTCTTGGTTATGGGTCATCcacttaatgatttataacatatgtttttattaagGTTGATCCATTCTAGATGACATGACTTATCAGATCCTAAACAAGATTCTAGGTTCACTTTCACCTGACTTATATGAAATCTGATCTCTTAAACTTTTCATTGGCTTGACTTGGTTCTTACTTCTTGAATCAATAATTGTTACTTTTCTAGTTAGTCTATATTCTGAAAAATCCAAATCTGCGAAAATGATTATTCTTGTATTAAGCAAGCACCTTAAAC
This genomic window from Brassica napus cultivar Da-Ae chromosome C3 unlocalized genomic scaffold, Da-Ae chrC03_Random_41, whole genome shotgun sequence contains:
- the LOC125594705 gene encoding uncharacterized protein LOC125594705 gives rise to the protein MRPPGSAPLPEANKAEQEKKDPKESNHVYNERRSHGRGRGGYKGRGGRDNYSYGRGYGNHNNRGRGSSYGRGRGTFGRGQGGISKPSYSTISICHRCGMSNHWAKNCRTPKHLCELYQESLKNKNPEAHMVHDNGYDAVDDFDHERMTLWIMRLQIVLITNSTSCLIVL